In Deltaproteobacteria bacterium, the genomic stretch AGATAGTCCCGTAACATAGTGATATATAAGAAAAATTTAATCTCCTAGTGTAACTGGAAATTTTTGTGCTTATATTTCAACTACTTACAAAAGACTTGTCAAACTTGGGATATATGCGCCAAATAGTGGCGAAGGCCCAATCTCTGAGGCGAAGGTGCCGACTCCCTGGTTCCAGACAAACATGGAAAAGATCTCATCCAGTTCCGCTACAGTAACACCAGCGGCATACCCTTTTACCAGTTCTCTCGTCGCTTGGCGGTATCGCCCTCCCCCAACACCGTTTGCCAAAGACAGCAGGTACCTTGTTTTCTGATCAATGGCGGGGGCTTCCCTCTCCCATATCAATTTCCAAAATGGGACAATGATATTTGCCAGTTCATTGTCAATCTCTTTAAAATTCAGCATAGCCGTCGGCTTCAGCGGAACATCCATTCCTCCTGGAAGGATTGATTCCTTATGCTCAGTTCTATAAAAATATACCCGATATTCGTTGTCTGAGATCTTTTCAGTCAAATGTTCAAAGCCCAAATCAGCCAGGGCAGAATACAGCGGAATGGGCTCGAAGCTCTGAATTACACATATTCCTTCACCAACAGAAAGGGTTCCCGCCTTCTTGAGGACCATTGGCAGGAAATTGCCCGTCAGCTTTCTCACATCTATGACCTCAAAGGATTCTTTCTTCTTTTCCCACTCTTTCCTATCCATCTTTTCACCTCCCTTATCCCTCACTTTTAATGATATTGTATTCCTTATGCTTGTTTAATATTTCATCTGCCAGGCTGTCCAATGCCTTGAAATCCTCTTCTTTAGGAAGGCCTTTTACAACGATGGGATCAAACAACTCTACCTTTAAATTTGAAGTTATCCCCTTAATTTGTTCCACCATCCTGCTACCCCAGCCATATGATCCAATAATCGATGCGAATTTCAGCTTTGGTCTCAGGGCATTGGCAAGATAGACCGCATAAACCACATTTGGATGTGGGCCAACTAAGACCGTGGGTGATGCTATTACTATTGTTGCCGCATCTACCAGGGCCATGGCCAGTTCTCCAATGTCGGTCTTTGTCAGATTGAAGGGCTTAACAGTGATAGCTCTTTCGATCAAAGCGTCCATCAGATAATCGACCATCCTCTTTGTGCTCTCATGCATTGAGACATAAGGTATAACCACTTCATTCTTTACCTCATCAGAGACCCAATCTCTATAAGCACTTAGGATGAATTCCGGCCTGTTATAGGTCGGCCCATGACTCGGCACAATTATCTCTATATCCAGATCCTTTATCCTCTCCAAGTTCTTCTTGATGGTTGTCCTGAACGGCATCATGATCTCTGCATAGTATCTCTTGGCTGCCTCATATACAGTGGCCTCATCGGTTACAAACAGACCGCTGGTGGCCAGATGGGAACCAAGAAAATCACACGTAAAAAGTACTTTGTCTTCCCTTAAATATGTGAACATCGTCTCTGGCCAGTGGACCCAGGGCGCATGAATGAACTCCAGGGTTTTGTCCCCTAATGACAGAGTCTCTCCATCTTCCACCGTTATAAACTTGTCCTCAGGGATTAAAAGCAAATCCATGAGCATAACCTTACATTTTTTTGTGCAGACAACTTTGGCAGGAGGATACATATCCAGTATCTGCGGCAATGACCCTGAATGGTCTTGCTCGGCGTGATTGACGATGACATAATTAATATCCTTGACCTCAAGCTGGTGGAGATTCTTCGTCAGCACTTCCGTCATCGTTGGGTCCACCGTATCTATCAGCGCTGTCCTTTCTCCCCCCCTCACCAAATAGGCATTATAGCTTGTTCCATCGGGCAGGGGTATGAGTTCATCAAATAACCTCCTATCCCAGTCAACTGCACCGACTGAGTAAATATTTGGTTTTAATTGTCTTGGAACACCCATTTTGTTCCTCCTTCTTATTCCTTTGTCTTATTCTCTCCGCAATCTTCAATGCCGAACTCCCAGTATTCCTTCATCTCCCTCCTCCTACGTATGGTCTTATTCCTCAAGTTCGAAATCGTCCTTGCTCGCCCCACACAACGGACATACCCAATCGTCAGGAAGCTCCTCAAAGGGGGTACCAGAGGCGATTCCATTGTCCGGATCCCCCTCCTCGGGATCATAGATATACCCGCATACCGTGCATCTATATTTCTTCATTGTTT encodes the following:
- a CDS encoding DUF2249 domain-containing protein, with protein sequence MDRKEWEKKKESFEVIDVRKLTGNFLPMVLKKAGTLSVGEGICVIQSFEPIPLYSALADLGFEHLTEKISDNEYRVYFYRTEHKESILPGGMDVPLKPTAMLNFKEIDNELANIIVPFWKLIWEREAPAIDQKTRYLLSLANGVGGGRYRQATRELVKGYAAGVTVAELDEIFSMFVWNQGVGTFASEIGPSPLFGAYIPSLTSLL
- a CDS encoding FprA family A-type flavoprotein — translated: MGVPRQLKPNIYSVGAVDWDRRLFDELIPLPDGTSYNAYLVRGGERTALIDTVDPTMTEVLTKNLHQLEVKDINYVIVNHAEQDHSGSLPQILDMYPPAKVVCTKKCKVMLMDLLLIPEDKFITVEDGETLSLGDKTLEFIHAPWVHWPETMFTYLREDKVLFTCDFLGSHLATSGLFVTDEATVYEAAKRYYAEIMMPFRTTIKKNLERIKDLDIEIIVPSHGPTYNRPEFILSAYRDWVSDEVKNEVVIPYVSMHESTKRMVDYLMDALIERAITVKPFNLTKTDIGELAMALVDAATIVIASPTVLVGPHPNVVYAVYLANALRPKLKFASIIGSYGWGSRMVEQIKGITSNLKVELFDPIVVKGLPKEEDFKALDSLADEILNKHKEYNIIKSEG
- a CDS encoding rubredoxin; this encodes MKKYRCTVCGYIYDPEEGDPDNGIASGTPFEELPDDWVCPLCGASKDDFELEE